A section of the Amycolatopsis sp. AA4 genome encodes:
- the ppk2 gene encoding polyphosphate kinase 2: MLRDVREYIDRLGIDGHSVGEDHDDDPVLIDAFGKAVDTWRENYPYAERMPREEYDETKYLLQVELLKLQNSISETGSRHVLLFEGRDAAGKGGTIKRFMEHLNPRHARTVALAKPSDREMHQWYFQRYVQHLPTAGEMVLFDRSWYNRAGVEQVMGFCSPDQYEQFMHQVPLFEEMLVESGITVTKFWFSVTQAEQRTRFIIRQVDPVRQWKLSPMDLQSLDKWDDYTAAKEAMFLRTDNDLAPWITIKSNDKKRARINAMRYFLSRFEYEGKDETVVGEPDPLIVKRGRDAVGD, translated from the coding sequence ATGTTGCGGGACGTGCGGGAGTACATCGATCGGCTCGGGATCGACGGGCATTCGGTCGGCGAGGATCACGACGACGATCCCGTGTTGATCGACGCGTTCGGCAAGGCGGTCGACACCTGGCGGGAGAACTACCCGTACGCCGAGCGCATGCCGCGCGAGGAGTACGACGAGACCAAGTACCTGCTGCAGGTCGAACTGCTCAAGCTGCAGAACTCGATCAGCGAGACCGGCAGCCGCCACGTGCTTCTGTTCGAGGGGCGCGACGCCGCGGGCAAGGGCGGCACCATCAAACGCTTCATGGAGCACCTCAACCCGCGCCACGCGCGGACCGTCGCGCTGGCCAAGCCCAGCGACCGGGAAATGCACCAGTGGTATTTCCAGCGCTACGTCCAGCATTTGCCGACCGCGGGCGAGATGGTGCTGTTCGACCGGTCCTGGTACAACCGGGCCGGGGTCGAGCAGGTGATGGGGTTCTGCTCGCCGGACCAGTACGAGCAGTTCATGCACCAGGTGCCGCTGTTCGAGGAAATGCTCGTGGAGAGCGGGATCACGGTCACGAAGTTCTGGTTCTCGGTGACCCAGGCCGAACAGCGCACCCGGTTCATCATCCGGCAGGTCGACCCGGTGCGGCAGTGGAAACTGTCCCCGATGGACCTGCAGTCGCTCGACAAATGGGACGACTACACCGCGGCCAAGGAGGCGATGTTCCTCCGCACGGACAACGATCTCGCCCCCTGGATCACGATCAAGAGCAACGACAAGAAACGCGCCCGGATCAACGCGATGCGCTACTTCCTGTCGCGGTTCGAGTACGAGGGCAAGGACGAAACCGTGGTCGGGGAACCGGATCCGCTGATCGTGAAACGCGGGCGGGACGCGGTCGGCGACTGA
- a CDS encoding glyoxalase yields the protein MIHHVQVACPAGAEDDERAFYTGVLGWAELPKPPLLAARGGCWFQVPGVGGPDGELHIGVEADFRPARKAHPAFVVDVDTVAAAIEASGRPVTWADPAEIPGRRRFHTFDPVGNRLEFLEG from the coding sequence ATGATTCATCACGTGCAGGTCGCCTGCCCAGCAGGCGCGGAAGACGACGAACGCGCGTTCTACACCGGCGTGCTCGGCTGGGCGGAACTGCCGAAACCGCCGCTGCTGGCAGCCCGCGGCGGCTGCTGGTTCCAGGTCCCCGGCGTCGGCGGCCCGGACGGCGAACTGCACATCGGCGTCGAGGCGGATTTCCGTCCGGCGCGCAAGGCGCACCCGGCGTTCGTGGTCGACGTGGACACCGTCGCCGCCGCGATCGAAGCCTCCGGACGCCCCGTGACGTGGGCCGATCCGGCGGAAATCCCGGGCAGGCGGCGGTTCCACACCTTCGACCCGGTCGGCAACCGGCTGGAGTTCCTCGAGGGCTGA
- a CDS encoding tetratricopeptide repeat protein: MPGRLRNWNTRVDDYLRRKAAEGGNLVAMTRVAADLRERGETAEAEQWYRRAASGGDRIAMTALAHLLAERGADDEAARWYHEAAQAGEPHGMLGYARTCENQGHLNEAERWYAAAFQAGVPEAAGLLGHLLVEDGRYADAEGWCRAAAEDGDATAMLDLGTVLRELGAPEEMAHWWRAAADAGELSATCLLGREAERANREGDAERWFRRGAKGGHVEAKVRLGLLLHRRGDLEEAERWYLEAAEAGDAAAMTNLGVLARNRRDDGEAAAWYRKAAEHGSVPALTNLGHLAEARNDLAQAERCFRVAAETGDVQGMLSLTRMLRARGATAEADHWQALAADRPQ, encoded by the coding sequence ATGCCCGGGCGGCTGCGGAACTGGAACACGCGGGTCGACGACTACCTGCGCCGGAAGGCGGCGGAGGGCGGCAACCTCGTCGCGATGACGCGGGTCGCTGCTGACCTGCGCGAACGCGGGGAAACGGCGGAGGCCGAACAGTGGTATCGCCGGGCCGCCTCGGGCGGGGACCGGATCGCCATGACCGCACTGGCCCATCTGCTGGCCGAACGCGGCGCCGACGACGAAGCCGCCCGCTGGTACCACGAAGCCGCGCAGGCCGGCGAGCCGCACGGGATGCTCGGATACGCCCGTACCTGCGAAAACCAGGGTCACCTCAACGAAGCCGAGCGCTGGTATGCCGCCGCGTTCCAAGCCGGCGTGCCGGAGGCAGCCGGACTGCTCGGGCACCTGCTCGTCGAAGACGGCCGGTACGCGGACGCCGAGGGCTGGTGCCGCGCCGCCGCGGAGGACGGCGACGCCACTGCGATGCTCGACCTCGGCACTGTGCTGCGAGAACTCGGCGCGCCCGAGGAGATGGCGCACTGGTGGCGAGCCGCGGCGGACGCGGGCGAACTCTCCGCGACCTGCCTGCTGGGCCGGGAAGCGGAACGGGCGAACCGGGAAGGCGACGCCGAGCGGTGGTTCCGGCGCGGCGCGAAGGGCGGGCACGTCGAGGCGAAGGTGCGGCTGGGGCTGCTGCTGCATCGCCGGGGCGACCTCGAAGAAGCCGAGCGGTGGTACCTCGAAGCCGCCGAGGCGGGCGACGCGGCGGCGATGACCAACCTCGGCGTCCTCGCCCGCAATCGCCGCGACGACGGCGAGGCCGCGGCCTGGTACCGCAAGGCCGCCGAGCACGGCAGCGTCCCCGCGCTCACCAACCTGGGACATCTCGCCGAAGCCCGCAACGACCTGGCACAGGCCGAACGCTGCTTCCGCGTCGCCGCGGAAACCGGCGACGTGCAGGGCATGCTGAGCCTGACCCGGATGCTGCGCGCCCGCGGCGCGACCGCCGAAGCCGACCATTGGCAGGCCCTCGCCGCCGACCGTCCACAGTAG
- a CDS encoding HNH endonuclease family protein — MARPFPTKRTVLLAVVLLIAVVGFWYGQREVGDTQSEAAPASAADATKQLSELKIGARGTMTGYSRDKFKHWDSQGDNCDTREAVLKRAGKDVKAGSDCKPTSGTWLSVYDGQTWTKPTQLDIDHLVPLGQAWVSGARDWTQEKREQFANDLVRPQLFAVTASVNRQKSDKAPDEWKPPLVSFWCTYATDWVTVKHYYGLTITDMEKNALQDMLKRCPA; from the coding sequence ATGGCCCGGCCGTTCCCCACCAAGCGCACCGTGCTGCTCGCGGTCGTGCTGCTCATCGCTGTCGTCGGGTTTTGGTACGGACAGCGCGAAGTCGGCGACACCCAGTCCGAGGCGGCGCCGGCGTCCGCCGCGGACGCGACGAAGCAGCTGTCCGAACTGAAGATCGGCGCGCGCGGCACGATGACCGGCTATTCGCGCGACAAGTTCAAGCACTGGGACAGCCAGGGCGACAACTGCGACACCCGCGAGGCCGTCCTCAAGCGCGCGGGCAAGGACGTCAAGGCGGGCAGCGACTGCAAGCCGACGTCGGGCACCTGGCTCAGCGTCTACGACGGCCAGACCTGGACCAAGCCGACCCAGCTCGACATCGACCACCTGGTCCCGCTCGGCCAGGCCTGGGTGAGCGGCGCGCGCGACTGGACGCAGGAGAAGCGCGAGCAGTTCGCGAACGACCTGGTCCGGCCGCAGCTGTTCGCCGTGACGGCGAGCGTGAACCGGCAGAAGAGCGACAAGGCGCCGGACGAGTGGAAGCCGCCGCTGGTTTCGTTCTGGTGCACCTACGCGACCGACTGGGTCACGGTGAAGCACTACTACGGGCTGACGATCACCGACATGGAGAAGAACGCGCTGCAGGACATGCTGAAGCGCTGCCCAGCGTGA
- a CDS encoding alpha/beta fold hydrolase, which yields MATFALIHGGGGSGWDWHLVAARLKASGHEVVTPDLPIENPQATLADFTDTVVAAIGDAQDVVVAGHSYGGFTAPLVAERVGARLLVFVAGMVPAPGEAPGEWWGNVGFASAEGLSTAEQFMADVPAELAEENERRGRDQNSAEYSVPWPGERLPDVPTKVLIFRDDRFFAADLLRRVAKERLGLDADEMAGSHLALLSRPDELADRLMAYYATVAG from the coding sequence ATGGCGACCTTCGCACTGATCCACGGGGGCGGCGGCAGCGGCTGGGACTGGCACCTGGTCGCCGCGCGGCTCAAGGCGTCCGGCCACGAGGTCGTGACCCCGGACCTGCCCATCGAGAACCCCCAGGCCACGCTGGCTGACTTCACCGACACCGTCGTCGCGGCGATCGGCGACGCGCAGGACGTCGTCGTGGCCGGCCATTCCTACGGCGGGTTCACCGCGCCGCTCGTGGCGGAACGGGTCGGCGCGCGGCTGCTCGTGTTCGTCGCCGGGATGGTGCCCGCGCCGGGCGAGGCTCCAGGGGAGTGGTGGGGCAACGTCGGCTTCGCGTCGGCCGAGGGCTTGAGCACCGCCGAGCAGTTCATGGCGGACGTTCCGGCGGAGCTGGCCGAGGAGAACGAGCGGCGGGGCCGGGACCAGAACAGCGCCGAGTACAGCGTGCCGTGGCCGGGCGAGCGGCTGCCGGACGTGCCGACGAAGGTGTTGATCTTCCGCGACGACCGGTTCTTCGCCGCGGACCTGTTGCGCCGGGTCGCGAAGGAGCGGCTGGGACTGGACGCGGACGAGATGGCTGGTTCTCATCTCGCGTTGCTGAGCCGTCCGGACGAACTGGCCGACCGCCTAATGGCCTATTACGCGACGGTGGCTGGCTAA